The Actinomycetota bacterium region GTGTGCTCGCCGTGACGACCGCGCGGGGTGTCGAAGAACCCGTCGGGGAGGCGCCAGACGTCGCCCGTGGCCGCGACGTCGTCGGCGAGGGGGAGCTCGAGCTCCTCGAGCACCGGGACGACGTCGCCGAGCCACCGCGCCCCGACCTCGCTCGCACCGACCGGGACGAGGTCACCGACCACGTCGGCCTCGGCGGGGGTGGGCTCGGCGAGCCACAGCGCCTCGGGCCACACGCGGGCGAACCCTTCGGCGAGTTGATCGTGAGCCTCGAGCGACGCGCGGGCCACCTTGCGCACCCACGTGTCCGCGTGCTCGAGGTGGTAGCGCTCCTCGTGACGGAGCTTGCGTGCCACGGCGGCGATGTCGGGGTCGTTGGACGACGTGAGCACGTCGAGACGCACGGCGTCGAAGTGGTCGTAGAGGAAGTGTCGGGCGAGCGAGTAGGCGAAGTCGGTGGGCGGGCGCTCGCACACGATGGCGTGCCGGTACTGGCCAGGCTCGCGGCCGAGTCCGAGCCGGTCGACATCGCTTCGGTCGACCGCCCCGAGGTCCCCGCCGCGCCCCGCGAGGACGACCTGGTACCACAGGTCGGCGTGGTTGATCTCGTCCTGAGCCAGAGTCGCGAACGCGAGGTCGGACTCGATGGAGGGGGCGAAGCCGGTCCAGTGCGAGGAGCGATGGCCCGTGACGAGCTCGTCGTCGGCGATGCCGAGCAGGAACACCGTGCGGGGGTCGTCGAGGTTCACGCTGACCCCCTCGCGGCGCCTCCGGACCGGCCCGTCCCGGACCCACCCGACCGCCCCGGCGCCGGACGCTCCTGCAGCTCGCCCCGGCCGCGCGCACGCGCGGCCTCGCGGGCCCTCTCGCGCTTGTCGCGGAAGCCGGTGTAGCCGTCGTTGCGGCGGTAGCTCATATCGATGGCGTGCTCGAGCAGCGAGGGGTCCTCGAGCCGGTGCAGGTGCTCGCGTTCGACGACCGCGTAGTCGACCCCCTCCCCGTGCCGGAAGTGGGTCTCGCGGGCGAGCAGGAGGGCCGCCTCGGGGTCGGGGGCGTGGATCGTCCCGACGTGCTCCAGCGAGTCCTCCCACTTGCGTCGGCCGAACACCTCGAAGTCGGGCATCAGCTCACCTCGTCTCGGTTGTGCTACCGCTTCGCTACTTGAGCACTGGTCGGGTTGTGCTACCGCTTCGCTACTTCAGCACTGGTCGGGTTGTGCTACCGCTTCGCTACTTCAGCACTGGTCACGCCGCGACCGCGGGCGGACGGTCGCCGGTGACGACCTGGCGCACCCAGGCGGTGTTGTCGCGCAGCAGCCGGCGCCAGTGCAGCCTCGTCGTGACGATCTCGTGGGTCGCCTCGTCCTGTTTGGTGATGACCGCCTTGAGCTTGTCCCAGTCCGGCTCGGTGTAGCGCCAGCGCTTCTCGTCGGGATCGAAGCGCAGGGCGGGATCGGGGAACTCGATGCCCATGTCCCAGAGCTTGGGCACGTACTGGCTGAGGAACTCCTGACGCGACTCCTCGTTGGCGCGGGTCTTGATCCCCCAGTGGATCAGCAGATCGTCCTCGGCCGGGACGTCGTGGCCGAAGAAGTGCATCGACGGCTCGTACCAGCGGTCGATCGCTTCCTGCAGCATCTCGAACTGCTCGTCGGTGCCGGACGCGAGGGCGAGCGTGATGTCCTCGCCGTGGCGGTAGTGCAGCGACTCCTCGGCTACCACCCGGCGCATGCAGCGCAGGTAGGGACCGTAGGACGTGTCGAGCAGGGCGCGCTGGGTGACGATGGCGGCGCCATCGACGAGGAAGCCGATGCAGGCCACGTCACCCCACGTGTAGGTGGGGTAGTGGAAGACGTTGTGGAACTTGGTGCGGCCGTCGATCAGGTCCTCGAACATCTGCTCGCGTGGTTTGCCGAGGTCCTCGGCGACGCGGTAGATCAGGTGGGCGTGGCCGACCTCGTCCTGGACCTTGGCGGCGAGGCTGCGCTTGCGTCGGAGGGTCGGGGCGCGGGCGATCCACTCGCGCTCCGGCAGCGCCCCCATGATCTCGCTGTTGGCGTGCATCTCGATGAACTTGAGCGCGAGTCGCCGGTACTCGTCGGGCATCCACTCGGTCGCCTCGATCTTCTGGCCCGCGTGGACGCGCTCGAGGAACTCCTCGGTGCGCCGCTCCTCGGCCTGCGCGGGGGTGGTGCGGCGGTCCACGGTCTCGTCGAGGTTGCTGACGGGTGCGGGCGGGGCGTCGTCGTCGGGGTCGGAGCTCGCGACCAGAGCCGCCCAGTGCCGCCACGCCGGTCCCTCGACGGTGCGGTACGCGGCGGTGAACACGTGGGCGGCGCGATCGCCGGCCCAGTCATCGGGCAGCAGCTCGGGTGGCAGGCCGGGGTCCATGAACAGGAACTTGCGCCACTCGTGCACGAGGATGATGCGGCGCCGGAGTGCCTCGGCGCCCTCGACCTCGTCGCCGATCCAGCCCGAGAAGCGCTCGGTGTAGTCGTGGTGGGCCTGACGCAGCTCACTGAGGTCGTAGGCGCGGGCCGCCAGGCCACGGTCATCTCCCTCCAGCTCCGACGTGAACTGCTCGACCTGGCCGGACACGCCGTGCTTGGCGAGCGCGTCCTCGAGTCGCGCCCCGAGGTCCCACGGGCAGATCCACAACCCGGTCCCCAGCGCTCCGTACCCGAGCCACTCGAGCTCGCGGCGCAGCGCATCACGGGCGGCGCGCTGCTCCTCCGCGAACGAGTAGGTCAGGATGCGCCAGCGGCCGTCCCAACGCAGCGGACGACGCAGGTAGATGCGGTCGGCGGCGTCCTCGAACCGGCGCCGCCCCGCCCGGGTCAGTCGGTAGGCGGCTCGCCGGCCGTGCTTGTGAGGTTCGACGAGGTCCTGGGCGACGAGCCGACGCAGGGCCTGTCGGGTCGCGGTGGGCTTGACCCCCAGCGTCTCCATGGCGTCGCTGACCGCCCCCAGCCACGTCTGCCCCCCGCTGGGGAGCACCAGGTCCCCGAGGACGGTCAGCAGCAGCGGACGGGTCCCGGGGGTCGACTCGTCGGCCATCGGCGGGCCTCCGTGACGTGTGACGGTACAGAAACGGTCGTGTTCGAAGGTAACACGCGGGGCGCGCCCGTCAACCCGGGGATCGGGGGAGCGACGAGGCACATCGACGGCGCTGGAGCGAGCGTGCCGCTCTGACGTCAGTCCCGGGCTTCGCAGATGACGACCGGGATGTCGCGGTCGGTGCTGCGCTGGTAGCCGGCGTAGCCGCGATAGGCGTCGGTGATGCGCGGCCACAACGCCGCCTTCTCGTCCTGCGTCACGGTCCGTGCCATGGCTGGGCCGCGGACCCCCCGGACGACCAGGTCGACCTCGGGGTTCTCGCGCAGGTTCAGGTACCAGGCGGGATGGCTATCGCTGCCGCCGTTGGAGGCGACGAGCACCACGCTGCCGTCCTCGAGTTGGACCGGTGAGGTCAGCAGCGTCCGGCGCGGTTCGCCGCTGCGGCGCCCCGTCGTCGTGAGCTCGACCACCGGCATCCCACCGAGGCGACCGAGCAGGCGTCCGCCGCTGACCTTGAACACCGCCTCGTGGAACGCGATCAGGCTCTGCGCGACGAGGCCTTTGATGTTGGCCATGTCAGGCAGCGTAGAGCCCCGGCCACCTCACCAGTCGACGAGCTTCCAGATCTCGGGCTGGGGGCCAGGGCTGTCGAGGCCGCCGACCTCGCTGAAGCGGCGCACCGCCCGCTTGAGCACGCGCATGGCCTCGTCACGCCGTCCGGCGCTGTGCAACGCATCGGCGAGGTTGTTCAGCACGGCCGCCTCGCGGTGGCGGTCGCCGACCTCCTGGCACAGCGCCAGGGCCTCACGGTGCAGTTCGACCGCCGCCTCGGAGTCACCGGCGGTGCGGCGGACGAGTCCGAGGTTGTTGAGGGCAGCGGCACGGGCGGACGGGTCGACCAGATCGGTCGCGAGCCCGAGGCTCGCGTCGAGGTGGCTGGCGGCCGCGTCGAGGTCACCGCGCCGTCGTGCCAGGACGCCGAGCACGTTGTGCGCCTGCGCGATGCTGGCGGCGTCGCCTGCCGCGGTGGCGAGTTCCAGCGCCTCCTCGGCGGCGGCGCGTGACTCGTGCAGATCGTGCGACCGCAGGGCGGCCAGTGATCGTTCCGCCATGACACGAGCGCGCTGGGCGGTGGCGGCCGGGTCGGGCAGCAGTTCCAGCGCGGCCCGCAGGTGCGCGTCGGCGGCGTCGCGGTCTCCACAGCGCAGGTGAACTCCCGCGAGCTTGTGCTCGAGGGCGGCGATGGCGGTCGCCTCGGTGCGGTGCGCCGCGGCCGTCTCGTAGCTCGCGATGGCGAGCGGGTAGTCGCCGCTGAGCGTCGCGAGGTCGCCGATGGCCTCGTGCAGCGCGGTCAGGTCGTGGTGTCCGAGCGCGAGCGCCGACCGGTAGTGCTCGAGCGCCTCGCGGTTCGCGTACAGCGACCGGGCGTGGTCGCCCGCTCGCCGGTGCTGCTCGGCCGCCTCCTCGAACCGGCCGGCCTGCTCGAGGTGGACGGCCGCGACCCCGGCCGCCGCGGGGTCGTCGACGGTTCGGAGCGCCTCCGCCACGCGGCCGTGGAGCAGCCGCCGTCGGGCAGCCGTGGCCGTCTCGTAGGCGAGCGCCCGCAGCTTGTCGTGCGTGAAGTCGTAGGTGGCGGCGGGGTCAGCACCGGGCACCTCCCGGACGACGCCCCGCCCGAGCAGCTCCTCGAGACCGGCGACGGTCTCGTCGTCGCTGCGCCCCGCCGCGGCTCGCAACGTCGCCACGTCGAACCGGCGGCCGATCACGGCGGCGGTGGTCAGCAGCTGGCGGGCGACGCCGGTCACCTCGTCCAGGCGCGCCAGCAGCCGGTCGCGGGCGGTCCCTGGGAGTTCCCAGGATCGGCGACCGGTCGCGGGGACGTCGGCGAGGTAGGCGCTGAGGAGGAACGGCAGCCCCTCGGTCTCGGTGTACAACCGGTCGGCGCCGGTGCGACGTCCCGTGACGGCCGCGACCAGTTCGCGCACCTGGCCGCGTTCGAGCCGCTGCAGGGGCAGGATGGCCGCGCTGCCGTCCGCAGCCGCCGAGGCGGCGGCGCGACGGAGCAGCTGGCGGGGCGCGGTGTCGTCCTCACGCCACGACCACGCCAGCACGATCCGGCGTGCGCCCAGTCGCCGGGTCAGGTACGCGAGGACGTCCGCCGTGGACCGGTCCGCCCAGTGGACATCGTCGATCATGACCACACCGCCGGCACCGACGGCGTCGGTGAGGACGCGGGTGACGCCCTCGAAGAACCGCGCCTGGGCCCCCGGCCCGTCCAGAGGGGCCGCGGCGGCGACCCGTGGGGGCGCGACCTCGGGCACCAGCCGCGCCACCTCCGCCAGGTCGTGGGCCGTCGCAGCGGCGACGGTCTCCGGCCACGTGGCGGCCGCTGCCCGCAGCAGCTCGGCCAGGGGGCCGTACGGGATGCGATCCTCGCCCTCGTGGCAACGGGTCGTGAGCACGCGGTGACCGCCACCCTCGGCGCGGTCCGCGAGCTCCTCGAGCATGCGGGTCTTGCCGATGCCGGGTTCGCCCTCGACGACCAGCAGCCGACCGCTGGAGCTCCCCTCGTCGAGGTGCTGGTCGAGCAGCGCGATCTGGTGGTCACGCCCGACCAGCGGCAGCGGCCCGCTCGGTTCGATGGGGACCGTCGGAGCGGATGCGGATGACGCGATCGGTGCTGGCGGGGCGCGGTCCTCGAGGATCGCCCCGTACAGCGCGGTCGTCTCGTCCAGCGGGGCGACGCCGAGCTCGCGGTCGAGGATCGCGACGCACTCGCGGTACTGGCGGACCGCTTCGGGGCGTCGGCCCTGCCAAGCGTGCAGGAGCATGAGGCGCCGGTGGGTGCGTTCG contains the following coding sequences:
- the paaC gene encoding phenylacetate-CoA oxygenase subunit PaaC, with amino-acid sequence MNLDDPRTVFLLGIADDELVTGHRSSHWTGFAPSIESDLAFATLAQDEINHADLWYQVVLAGRGGDLGAVDRSDVDRLGLGREPGQYRHAIVCERPPTDFAYSLARHFLYDHFDAVRLDVLTSSNDPDIAAVARKLRHEERYHLEHADTWVRKVARASLEAHDQLAEGFARVWPEALWLAEPTPAEADVVGDLVPVGASEVGARWLGDVVPVLEELELPLADDVAATGDVWRLPDGFFDTPRGRHGEHTEDWTSAWEEMTHLHRAHPGVSW
- the paaA gene encoding 1,2-phenylacetyl-CoA epoxidase subunit A: MADESTPGTRPLLLTVLGDLVLPSGGQTWLGAVSDAMETLGVKPTATRQALRRLVAQDLVEPHKHGRRAAYRLTRAGRRRFEDAADRIYLRRPLRWDGRWRILTYSFAEEQRAARDALRRELEWLGYGALGTGLWICPWDLGARLEDALAKHGVSGQVEQFTSELEGDDRGLAARAYDLSELRQAHHDYTERFSGWIGDEVEGAEALRRRIILVHEWRKFLFMDPGLPPELLPDDWAGDRAAHVFTAAYRTVEGPAWRHWAALVASSDPDDDAPPAPVSNLDETVDRRTTPAQAEERRTEEFLERVHAGQKIEATEWMPDEYRRLALKFIEMHANSEIMGALPEREWIARAPTLRRKRSLAAKVQDEVGHAHLIYRVAEDLGKPREQMFEDLIDGRTKFHNVFHYPTYTWGDVACIGFLVDGAAIVTQRALLDTSYGPYLRCMRRVVAEESLHYRHGEDITLALASGTDEQFEMLQEAIDRWYEPSMHFFGHDVPAEDDLLIHWGIKTRANEESRQEFLSQYVPKLWDMGIEFPDPALRFDPDEKRWRYTEPDWDKLKAVITKQDEATHEIVTTRLHWRRLLRDNTAWVRQVVTGDRPPAVAA
- a CDS encoding nitroreductase family deazaflavin-dependent oxidoreductase; amino-acid sequence: MANIKGLVAQSLIAFHEAVFKVSGGRLLGRLGGMPVVELTTTGRRSGEPRRTLLTSPVQLEDGSVVLVASNGGSDSHPAWYLNLRENPEVDLVVRGVRGPAMARTVTQDEKAALWPRITDAYRGYAGYQRSTDRDIPVVICEARD
- a CDS encoding AAA family ATPase, with translation MDGVAFRVDTRKAVAALAYLALEGAQTREHVAALLWPESDESRARGALRRTLSVMGKALGGAALEVTPARIELRREVADCDAWRLRGTLDGVATHGHDDPWTCAGCLAALEDARRLHRGPFLAGFSLRDSAPFETWQQLQDQHLLRDHVGVLDLLVDHLAARGEFDTAAEHAESRLDIDPLDERTHRRLMLLHAWQGRRPEAVRQYRECVAILDRELGVAPLDETTALYGAILEDRAPPAPIASSASAPTVPIEPSGPLPLVGRDHQIALLDQHLDEGSSSGRLLVVEGEPGIGKTRMLEELADRAEGGGHRVLTTRCHEGEDRIPYGPLAELLRAAAATWPETVAAATAHDLAEVARLVPEVAPPRVAAAAPLDGPGAQARFFEGVTRVLTDAVGAGGVVMIDDVHWADRSTADVLAYLTRRLGARRIVLAWSWREDDTAPRQLLRRAAASAAADGSAAILPLQRLERGQVRELVAAVTGRRTGADRLYTETEGLPFLLSAYLADVPATGRRSWELPGTARDRLLARLDEVTGVARQLLTTAAVIGRRFDVATLRAAAGRSDDETVAGLEELLGRGVVREVPGADPAATYDFTHDKLRALAYETATAARRRLLHGRVAEALRTVDDPAAAGVAAVHLEQAGRFEEAAEQHRRAGDHARSLYANREALEHYRSALALGHHDLTALHEAIGDLATLSGDYPLAIASYETAAAHRTEATAIAALEHKLAGVHLRCGDRDAADAHLRAALELLPDPAATAQRARVMAERSLAALRSHDLHESRAAAEEALELATAAGDAASIAQAHNVLGVLARRRGDLDAAASHLDASLGLATDLVDPSARAAALNNLGLVRRTAGDSEAAVELHREALALCQEVGDRHREAAVLNNLADALHSAGRRDEAMRVLKRAVRRFSEVGGLDSPGPQPEIWKLVDW